One stretch of Brevibacillus laterosporus DNA includes these proteins:
- a CDS encoding DNA-3-methyladenine glycosylase has translation MLKSTIYPEWDAPYFIGKEIKKIYCFPWCKGQPELENTVRFESRAKAEQAGYRPCKNCCSSLPLGSWEDNLHELTLFVPKEFSFAENMKYLSNAKNECLFYSKNQRIYRAISIEHETPVVEIRADHDNVIYIRFLGNTMPSRKWVRAAVARYVRDWFDLDTDLLPFYDLAKTDVLLQRAVNEFNGLRNIGIPDLFEAICWGIIGQQINLTFAYTLKRRLVEAFGRNVECEGEKYWIFPTPHEIAALTVEDLNGLRMTVKKCEYLIGVAQLMAEGKMTKELLLDCGDYKKAEKMLVKIRGIGPWTANYVLMRCLRIPSAFPIDDVGLHNAIKYLLGTEHKPTKEEILRLSTAWTNWESYATFYLWRFLY, from the coding sequence ATGCTAAAGAGTACGATTTACCCAGAGTGGGATGCCCCTTATTTCATCGGTAAAGAAATAAAGAAGATTTATTGTTTCCCTTGGTGTAAGGGACAACCCGAGTTGGAAAACACGGTCCGGTTTGAGTCGCGAGCAAAAGCGGAACAGGCAGGCTACCGACCATGTAAAAACTGCTGTTCTAGTCTTCCGCTAGGCTCTTGGGAAGATAATCTACACGAGCTAACATTGTTTGTGCCGAAAGAATTCAGCTTTGCCGAAAATATGAAATACTTGTCCAATGCAAAAAACGAATGCTTATTTTATAGTAAGAATCAACGGATTTACAGAGCTATATCCATTGAACACGAAACACCTGTTGTTGAAATTCGCGCAGATCATGATAACGTGATATACATTCGCTTTTTAGGAAATACAATGCCTTCTCGCAAATGGGTACGTGCTGCGGTAGCCCGCTATGTAAGAGACTGGTTTGATTTGGATACAGACTTACTTCCGTTTTACGATTTGGCTAAAACTGATGTGCTGTTACAAAGAGCAGTAAATGAGTTTAATGGCTTACGTAATATCGGAATTCCCGATTTATTCGAGGCGATCTGCTGGGGAATCATCGGTCAGCAAATTAACCTTACTTTTGCGTATACATTGAAAAGGCGCCTGGTGGAAGCCTTTGGTCGGAACGTGGAATGTGAGGGTGAAAAATATTGGATATTCCCCACCCCACATGAAATAGCAGCTTTGACAGTTGAGGACTTGAATGGATTGCGAATGACCGTGAAAAAATGTGAGTATCTAATTGGCGTAGCTCAGCTTATGGCCGAAGGAAAAATGACCAAAGAGCTATTATTGGACTGCGGAGATTATAAAAAGGCGGAGAAGATGCTTGTAAAAATCCGTGGCATTGGACCGTGGACAGCTAATTATGTTTTAATGCGATGCCTGAGAATTCCCTCGGCTTTTCCTATTGATGATGTCGGTCTGCACAATGCAATTAAGTATCTTCTGGGCACTGAACATAAACCTACGAAAGAAGAGATTTTACGATTGTCTACAGCATGGACAAATTGGGAATCCTATGCCACTTTTTATCTATGGAGATTTCTTTACTAA
- a CDS encoding EamA family transporter encodes MNTEKIVMSRRIGVALVLTGAVLWGISGTVAQYLFQRQGFSPEWLVVIRLLLSGLLLLGLAYRKEKQNIWGIWKNKQERFNLVLFSILGMLAVQYTYFAAIKHGNAATATILQYLGPVLITCYVALRSKRFPTVKEMLAVILALLGTFFLVTHGSIHSLSISGWALFWGIASAVALAFYTLHPHQLLAKWGAAIIVGWAMLIGGIGFSFIHPPWRIEGHWSIPSFFAVVFIVLFGTLIAFYCYLESLKYLSASETSLLACIEPVSAAVLSVIWLHVSFGFTEWLGTLCIITTIAILSVGRSKETVKTN; translated from the coding sequence ATGAATACTGAAAAGATAGTCATGTCAAGAAGAATTGGAGTTGCTTTGGTACTTACAGGAGCTGTGTTGTGGGGTATATCAGGTACTGTTGCTCAGTACCTGTTTCAGCGGCAAGGGTTTAGTCCGGAGTGGTTAGTTGTTATTCGACTATTACTATCAGGCTTGCTTCTGTTAGGACTTGCTTATAGAAAAGAAAAACAAAATATTTGGGGAATCTGGAAAAATAAACAGGAACGATTTAATCTTGTATTATTTAGTATTCTAGGAATGCTAGCTGTCCAATATACCTATTTTGCGGCAATTAAACATGGAAATGCTGCAACAGCTACTATACTTCAATATTTGGGACCTGTGCTTATTACATGTTATGTAGCGCTTCGTTCGAAAAGGTTTCCAACTGTAAAAGAAATGCTAGCGGTAATCCTAGCACTTTTAGGTACATTTTTTCTTGTAACACATGGAAGCATCCATAGCCTATCTATTTCTGGCTGGGCATTATTTTGGGGTATTGCCTCAGCTGTAGCGTTGGCTTTTTATACATTACACCCCCATCAACTTCTTGCTAAATGGGGGGCTGCTATAATTGTAGGCTGGGCCATGTTAATAGGAGGAATTGGTTTTAGTTTTATCCATCCCCCTTGGAGGATTGAGGGTCACTGGTCCATTCCTTCTTTTTTTGCAGTCGTTTTTATCGTGTTATTTGGGACACTCATTGCTTTTTATTGTTACTTGGAAAGTCTAAAATATCTGAGCGCCTCTGAAACTAGTTTATTAGCTTGTATCGAGCCAGTGTCGGCAGCGGTCTTATCTGTCATATGGCTACATGTATCCTTTGGTTTTACAGAGTGGTTAGGTACGCTGTGTATTATCACTACAATTGCGATCCTATCAGTTGGTAGGAGTAAAGAGACGGTAAAGACAAATTAA
- the namA gene encoding NADPH dehydrogenase NamA, with amino-acid sequence MTVKLFQPYQLKGVTLKNRIVMAPMCMYSATEKDGKVTDFHVTHYTTRAVGQVGLLIVEATAVESQGRISEFDLGIWDDEHVTGLHKIVEQAHQYGAKMGIQLAHAGRKAEVPGTIYGPSAVAFDEGSRVPEEMSIEKIKQTVQAFKQGAMRAKQAGFDVIEIHAAHGYLLHEFLSPLSNQRTDEYGGSQENRYRMLSEVITEVKSVWEGPLFVRVSATDYTEGGLTIADHVTFAAWMREQGVDLVDVSSGALVKATINVYPGYQVKLSEQIKEEANIPTGAVGLITSPIQAEEILQNNRADVIILGRELLRNPYWARGAADELQVEIEGPKQYRYGW; translated from the coding sequence ATGACTGTCAAATTATTTCAACCCTATCAACTAAAAGGGGTTACATTAAAAAACCGTATTGTCATGGCTCCAATGTGTATGTATTCTGCAACGGAAAAAGACGGAAAGGTGACTGATTTTCATGTTACGCACTATACGACTCGCGCGGTTGGGCAGGTAGGTCTTTTAATCGTGGAAGCTACGGCTGTTGAATCTCAAGGGCGTATTTCTGAATTTGATTTGGGGATTTGGGATGACGAACATGTAACTGGTTTACATAAAATCGTGGAGCAAGCGCATCAATACGGTGCTAAAATGGGAATTCAATTAGCGCATGCTGGACGTAAAGCAGAAGTTCCTGGTACCATTTATGGGCCATCCGCTGTTGCATTTGATGAGGGTAGCCGTGTACCAGAAGAAATGTCGATTGAGAAAATCAAACAGACTGTGCAGGCATTTAAACAAGGTGCGATGCGAGCTAAACAAGCGGGCTTTGATGTCATTGAAATTCATGCTGCTCATGGGTATTTACTACATGAATTTTTATCCCCGCTCTCTAATCAACGAACAGATGAATACGGGGGCTCCCAAGAAAATAGGTACCGTATGCTGTCAGAAGTGATTACAGAAGTGAAGAGTGTTTGGGAAGGTCCCTTATTTGTACGTGTTTCTGCTACGGATTATACAGAAGGAGGCTTAACCATCGCGGATCACGTGACATTCGCAGCGTGGATGAGAGAACAAGGTGTAGATCTCGTTGACGTCAGCTCTGGTGCGCTCGTGAAGGCTACCATTAATGTGTATCCAGGCTACCAAGTGAAATTATCGGAACAAATTAAGGAAGAGGCAAACATTCCAACTGGTGCAGTAGGTCTGATTACTTCCCCGATACAAGCCGAAGAGATTTTGCAAAATAATCGCGCAGATGTCATTATTTTGGGTCGGGAGCTGTTACGAAATCCATACTGGGCGAGAGGTGCTGCTGATGAATTACAAGTGGAGATCGAAGGACCTAAACAGTATCGATATGGATGGTAA
- a CDS encoding ArsR family transcriptional regulator: protein MDYMMIFKALSNETRLQMLHWLKEPDQHFPPSSCNYEHFPGGICVGQIQEKAGLSQSTTSQYLSIMQRAGLLEARRFGQWTYYRRNEEMLQKLATYFREEL, encoded by the coding sequence ATGGATTACATGATGATTTTTAAAGCCTTATCAAATGAGACCAGATTACAAATGTTACATTGGTTAAAAGAGCCAGACCAACACTTTCCGCCATCTTCTTGCAACTATGAGCATTTTCCAGGAGGGATCTGTGTAGGACAAATTCAGGAAAAAGCCGGGCTATCCCAATCAACCACGTCACAGTACCTATCAATTATGCAACGGGCTGGGTTATTGGAAGCCAGACGTTTTGGACAATGGACGTATTACCGTAGAAATGAGGAAATGTTGCAGAAACTGGCTACGTATTTTCGAGAGGAGTTGTGA
- a CDS encoding GntR family transcriptional regulator, protein MPIPKNYTSSIRLTAKEKAFRQLQNWIIDGTLEPGEKLYDAEIAEAIGVSRTPVREAFQLLEVQGFIETFRGRDTRVTSVSKEDVQTIYLPLASLQALAAKLAAPTITEEQIAILKDINARYKQAIYDKDVTKTVEMDGNFHTFILELVENPYITNFTSVLQLHIQRLEFVFFKQEHIPKEESIIEHESIILAFENKDSKRASEIMEQNWLRPMKEVYQLM, encoded by the coding sequence ATGCCAATTCCAAAGAATTACACTTCTTCTATTCGTTTAACAGCAAAAGAAAAAGCGTTTCGGCAATTACAAAATTGGATTATTGATGGGACATTAGAGCCTGGAGAAAAGTTATATGATGCTGAAATAGCGGAAGCGATAGGAGTTAGTAGGACTCCTGTAAGAGAAGCCTTTCAGTTACTTGAAGTCCAAGGCTTTATTGAAACATTTCGAGGGCGAGATACAAGAGTCACATCTGTTTCGAAAGAAGACGTACAGACTATATATTTGCCTCTTGCTTCCTTGCAAGCCTTAGCAGCCAAATTAGCTGCACCTACTATTACGGAGGAACAAATAGCAATCTTAAAAGATATAAATGCAAGATATAAGCAAGCTATCTACGATAAAGATGTAACTAAAACGGTAGAAATGGATGGTAACTTTCATACTTTTATTCTAGAACTTGTCGAAAACCCTTATATAACAAATTTTACTTCTGTCCTGCAGCTACATATCCAACGATTAGAATTTGTATTTTTTAAACAAGAGCACATTCCTAAAGAAGAATCAATTATTGAACATGAAAGCATCATTCTAGCCTTTGAAAATAAAGACAGTAAACGAGCTTCCGAGATTATGGAGCAAAATTGGTTGAGGCCTATGAAAGAAGTGTATCAGCTAATGTAG
- a CDS encoding AraC family transcriptional regulator — translation MKNRKGQIHENDSDSIHNENKLDTDKKQLTDEKWQAIIHNDASYNATFFYAVKTTGIFCRPSCKSREPKKENVRIFQNAEEALSENFRPCKRCKPTGQRLPDVEWVAQITEYIDTNYSETLTLETLADICHGSPYHLQRTFKRIKGMTPVEYVQHTRINKAMTYLIHSDQAISDIAMIVGMPNTPYFITLFKKITGQTPNKFRQLNRNNQTVEVLQSGNKK, via the coding sequence ATGAAAAATAGAAAAGGGCAAATACATGAGAATGACTCCGATTCCATTCACAATGAAAATAAATTAGATACTGACAAGAAACAATTGACTGACGAAAAGTGGCAAGCGATTATACACAATGATGCGTCATACAATGCTACATTTTTCTATGCTGTAAAAACAACGGGTATTTTTTGCAGACCGTCCTGTAAGTCTAGAGAGCCAAAAAAGGAAAATGTTCGTATTTTTCAAAACGCAGAAGAGGCATTGTCAGAAAATTTCCGTCCATGTAAACGATGCAAACCGACTGGACAACGTTTGCCTGATGTTGAGTGGGTGGCTCAGATTACCGAATACATCGACACGAATTACAGTGAAACATTAACGCTAGAAACCTTGGCAGATATATGCCATGGCAGTCCTTATCATTTGCAACGTACATTCAAACGAATTAAGGGAATGACTCCGGTCGAATATGTTCAGCACACGAGAATAAATAAGGCCATGACGTATCTAATCCATTCTGATCAAGCGATTTCGGATATCGCAATGATTGTTGGAATGCCTAATACACCGTATTTCATCACCTTGTTCAAGAAAATAACAGGGCAAACGCCTAATAAGTTTCGTCAATTAAATAGGAATAACCAAACTGTGGAGGTGTTGCAAAGTGGAAACAAAAAATAA
- a CDS encoding phosphodiesterase yields MKLFFLSDIHGSLTYAQAGLEAFAREQAAHLILLGDVMYHGPRNALPDGYNPSEVANLLNTYANNITAVRGNCDSEVDQMLLDFPIMSDSSTILTGKRRIFVTHGHIYNEDHHPALTAGDVLIHGHTHIPMAKKKDDLFILNPGSIAIPKENHPHTYGVLEENQFFIKRLNGDVYMETSLRLG; encoded by the coding sequence ATGAAGTTATTTTTTCTCTCAGACATCCACGGTTCTTTGACCTATGCTCAAGCAGGGCTGGAAGCATTTGCACGGGAACAAGCAGCCCATTTAATCCTATTAGGTGATGTTATGTATCATGGACCGCGCAATGCTTTACCAGATGGTTACAACCCTTCTGAAGTAGCCAATCTATTAAATACGTACGCCAACAACATTACAGCCGTTCGTGGAAATTGTGATTCAGAAGTTGATCAAATGCTACTTGATTTCCCGATTATGAGTGATTCTAGTACGATACTTACGGGAAAACGTCGTATTTTTGTTACTCATGGACATATTTATAATGAGGATCACCATCCAGCACTAACGGCTGGAGACGTGCTAATTCATGGTCATACGCATATTCCAATGGCTAAGAAAAAAGACGATCTGTTTATTCTAAACCCTGGTTCCATTGCCATCCCAAAAGAGAATCACCCGCATACATATGGAGTGCTTGAAGAGAATCAGTTCTTTATTAAAAGACTGAATGGAGATGTGTATATGGAGACTTCACTCCGATTAGGTTAA
- a CDS encoding methylated-DNA--[protein]-cysteine S-methyltransferase: MIYWTMLGHEEWNLYIAATGKGLCYVGSQNKPFEELSHWVERRFSNGVLVHDDEKLQLYATELIEYFQGARKSFSIPFDFYGTPFQLAVWNALCGIPYGQTQSYSDIATHIQKPSSVRAVGAAIGANPVLITVPCHRVISKNGSLTGYRGGLDMKTKLLQLENENVLVKGSSLYA; the protein is encoded by the coding sequence ATGATTTACTGGACTATGTTGGGTCATGAGGAATGGAACCTATACATTGCCGCAACGGGTAAGGGACTTTGTTACGTAGGCTCGCAAAATAAGCCGTTCGAAGAATTATCCCATTGGGTAGAAAGGCGTTTTTCTAATGGTGTATTGGTGCATGACGATGAGAAATTACAGTTGTATGCAACAGAATTAATTGAGTATTTCCAAGGAGCACGCAAAAGCTTTTCCATACCATTTGATTTCTACGGTACACCATTTCAGCTTGCTGTATGGAACGCGCTCTGTGGAATACCATATGGGCAAACTCAGTCATATTCGGATATTGCTACTCACATACAAAAACCGTCTTCGGTACGGGCGGTTGGGGCTGCTATTGGTGCTAATCCAGTTTTAATCACCGTGCCATGTCATCGGGTAATCAGTAAAAATGGTTCACTGACTGGCTATCGAGGTGGGTTGGATATGAAAACGAAGCTTCTGCAATTGGAAAATGAAAATGTCTTGGTGAAAGGGAGTTCGCTATATGCCTAA
- a CDS encoding D-alanyl-D-alanine carboxypeptidase, translating into MKKWMKTFLAISFSLITFGVQPSYAAQPPVLPLEEVQGEGAILIDGSSGTVLFEKNPQQYLFPASITKIATAIYAIENGNVNDMATVSNKARTVEGSRVYLAEGEQVSMRNLLYGLILNSGNDAAIVIAEHMAGSTEAFADKVNAYLKEKVGVKNTHFTNPHGLHDENHYTTAADMAKIAQYAMKNPFLREIAGTKRYNWHQKEWETVLVNHNKMLTTYEGTTGLKNGFTDQARNTLVVTAKRGDTELIAVTMKAPSNVFSYQDVHKMLDFGFAHYETKKIVNAGQYMVYQPKTDTEKAANFFADKDLFITVPKKTTYEQRLLSTGDLVLTLSNGEERKLHLQPEVLPMVAPSSEEGIQVTHNPIALYGIVVFWSLLNLFFILFFIRLLRAKRRTNIVLRKRANME; encoded by the coding sequence AGTTACGCTGCGCAACCACCAGTTTTGCCACTGGAAGAAGTACAAGGGGAGGGTGCGATTCTTATAGATGGTTCATCAGGAACTGTTCTATTTGAGAAAAATCCCCAACAGTATTTATTTCCTGCTAGTATTACCAAAATCGCCACTGCTATTTATGCTATTGAAAACGGGAATGTAAACGATATGGCCACCGTTTCCAATAAGGCAAGAACGGTAGAAGGATCACGCGTCTATCTAGCTGAGGGTGAACAGGTTTCCATGCGAAACTTACTCTATGGGTTGATTTTAAATTCAGGGAATGATGCTGCCATTGTGATTGCCGAACACATGGCTGGTTCTACAGAAGCTTTTGCGGATAAGGTAAATGCTTATCTAAAAGAAAAAGTCGGAGTGAAAAATACTCATTTTACGAATCCACATGGGTTGCATGATGAGAATCACTACACAACTGCTGCCGATATGGCCAAAATTGCGCAGTATGCCATGAAAAATCCCTTCTTACGCGAAATTGCTGGTACCAAGCGTTATAATTGGCACCAAAAAGAATGGGAAACCGTGCTGGTCAATCATAATAAAATGTTAACAACTTATGAAGGAACTACAGGTTTGAAAAATGGCTTTACGGATCAAGCACGAAATACCTTGGTGGTCACAGCCAAACGTGGAGACACAGAACTGATTGCGGTTACGATGAAAGCACCATCTAATGTTTTTAGCTATCAGGATGTACACAAAATGCTGGATTTTGGTTTTGCTCATTATGAGACGAAAAAGATTGTAAATGCGGGACAGTATATGGTGTACCAGCCCAAAACTGATACAGAGAAAGCAGCGAATTTTTTTGCGGATAAAGATTTGTTCATCACGGTTCCCAAAAAGACTACATACGAACAAAGGCTACTAAGCACTGGAGACCTCGTGTTGACTTTATCCAATGGAGAAGAGCGGAAGCTACATTTACAACCTGAAGTACTTCCTATGGTTGCTCCGTCTTCAGAGGAGGGCATTCAGGTTACTCATAATCCAATTGCACTGTACGGCATTGTCGTATTCTGGTCGCTCCTTAACTTGTTTTTTATACTGTTCTTTATTCGTTTATTACGTGCCAAACGGCGTACGAATATTGTGTTGCGTAAACGAGCGAATATGGAATAG
- a CDS encoding LLM class flavin-dependent oxidoreductase: MKISVLDQSYVIDGGTPELALEQTTELAQYVDELGYHRYWVSEHHHSEALAGSSPEVLIAYLTAKTKRIRVGSGGVMLPHYSAYKVAENFNVLSTLAPGRIDVGIGRAPGGMPLSTRALQDLQARDIDTFPEQVQHLISYIDDKWSGEQPFSGLKATPIPSCKPEVWMLGSSDSSGYVAGQLGLPYAFAHFINSQPGAMDQAIRYYLRTFQASSRLAEPKVLAAMKIIVADTDAEANELAASALHLTYLLYRGRLQPLVSPKTVNEYPYTASERAEVEAMKRTFLIGSVQTVAQKIKALQEQYPIEELMAVSPIYDVIARKRSFALLKQAVDEASAGKS, encoded by the coding sequence ATGAAAATTAGTGTACTGGATCAATCGTATGTAATAGATGGGGGAACCCCAGAGCTAGCTTTGGAGCAAACGACTGAGTTAGCACAGTATGTGGATGAGTTAGGATATCATCGGTATTGGGTGTCTGAGCATCATCATTCCGAAGCGTTAGCAGGTTCGTCTCCAGAAGTTCTTATCGCTTACTTGACGGCAAAAACGAAGCGAATTCGCGTAGGATCGGGTGGTGTGATGCTACCTCATTACAGCGCCTATAAAGTGGCAGAAAATTTTAACGTATTAAGTACTCTGGCACCAGGCCGCATTGATGTAGGAATTGGTCGTGCACCAGGGGGGATGCCACTCTCAACCAGAGCACTGCAAGATTTGCAAGCGCGAGACATTGATACGTTTCCAGAGCAAGTCCAGCATCTGATCAGCTACATTGACGATAAATGGAGTGGTGAACAGCCTTTTTCAGGATTGAAAGCTACCCCAATCCCATCCTGTAAGCCTGAAGTTTGGATGCTTGGTTCTAGTGACAGCAGTGGATATGTAGCTGGTCAGCTAGGGTTGCCATATGCATTTGCTCACTTTATTAATTCACAACCGGGGGCGATGGATCAGGCTATTCGTTATTATCTACGCACATTCCAAGCTTCGTCACGCCTCGCGGAACCTAAAGTGCTTGCTGCGATGAAAATTATTGTGGCAGATACGGACGCGGAGGCAAATGAACTTGCAGCAAGTGCCCTACATCTTACTTATTTATTGTATCGGGGACGTTTGCAACCGCTTGTTAGCCCGAAGACGGTGAATGAATACCCATATACGGCAAGTGAGAGAGCTGAAGTAGAAGCGATGAAACGTACTTTCCTGATTGGTTCTGTGCAGACTGTTGCGCAAAAAATCAAAGCACTGCAAGAGCAATACCCAATTGAAGAACTGATGGCTGTTTCACCTATTTATGATGTAATTGCTCGTAAACGATCATTTGCCTTATTAAAACAGGCGGTAGATGAAGCAAGTGCGGGCAAATCATAA
- a CDS encoding prolyl 4-hydroxylase subunit alpha, with protein sequence MPNRLTERIAALDWNLLQQTLDEQGYAAIPPVLDRDECNQIINTYEEKVHFRNTIHMARYRFGIGEYKYYQAPLPDLLQQLREGLYPELAKTANRWFKQLGREANYPPMLPAFLDKCHQQGQLRSTPLILKYEVGGYNCLHQDLYGDVFFPFQVVFALNQKETDYTGGEFLLMEQRPRAQSRGHVITLDQGAGLIFPTNHRPVRGSRGYYKTTLRHGVSTITSGTRYTLGIIFHDAK encoded by the coding sequence ATGCCTAATCGCCTTACAGAACGCATTGCCGCGTTAGATTGGAATTTACTGCAACAGACGCTGGATGAGCAGGGATATGCTGCCATTCCACCAGTATTAGACAGAGATGAATGCAACCAAATTATCAACACGTATGAGGAAAAAGTCCATTTTCGAAACACGATTCATATGGCCAGATATCGGTTTGGTATTGGGGAGTATAAATATTATCAAGCCCCCCTCCCGGACTTGTTGCAACAGCTTCGTGAAGGTTTATATCCTGAACTTGCTAAAACTGCTAATCGATGGTTCAAACAGCTTGGGCGTGAAGCGAATTATCCACCTATGCTACCAGCATTTCTTGATAAGTGCCATCAGCAAGGGCAATTACGCTCAACACCGTTGATTCTTAAATATGAAGTTGGTGGATACAACTGTCTGCATCAGGATTTGTATGGAGATGTGTTCTTTCCGTTTCAGGTGGTATTCGCCCTAAACCAAAAAGAGACGGATTATACAGGCGGAGAGTTTCTGCTAATGGAACAAAGGCCAAGGGCGCAAAGTAGAGGCCATGTGATTACCTTGGATCAAGGAGCAGGGCTTATCTTTCCAACCAATCATCGCCCTGTACGAGGATCTCGAGGGTATTATAAGACCACATTACGGCACGGTGTCAGCACAATTACTTCGGGAACAAGATACACCCTTGGTATTATTTTTCATGACGCTAAGTGA
- a CDS encoding radical SAM protein, translating to MKSEFFYKYPKTLLNKGTGFLSGYSHSLNPYTGCSFGCSYCYVRQMPVATFRKEEWGTWVDIKREAAEILRKELRRAKTKGKVTIFMSSSTDPYQPIEHKEKVTRSFLEVMVQAPPDFLFIQTRSPLVRRDIDLLLLLKDKVRVSMTVETDREDIRKHFTPDAPPISARLKTLQLLADAGIPTQATIAPLLPSSEEFPHKLKSLVNRICVDDYFMGDGSGGRRTRNLGIDSLYQKLGLEQWYDPSAYQMIYDRCKSVFPDDQIFLSQKGFAPFE from the coding sequence ATGAAAAGTGAGTTTTTTTACAAGTATCCCAAGACACTTCTTAATAAAGGAACAGGCTTTCTTTCCGGGTACAGTCATTCTCTGAATCCTTATACCGGCTGTTCATTTGGATGTTCATATTGCTATGTACGCCAAATGCCGGTAGCTACGTTCCGTAAGGAGGAATGGGGAACTTGGGTTGACATCAAGAGGGAAGCAGCAGAGATATTACGTAAAGAGCTTCGAAGAGCCAAAACCAAAGGGAAGGTAACGATTTTCATGTCATCGAGTACAGACCCGTATCAGCCAATCGAGCATAAAGAAAAGGTGACGAGATCCTTTTTGGAGGTCATGGTGCAAGCCCCACCTGATTTTTTATTCATACAAACTCGGAGTCCTCTTGTTCGTAGAGACATTGATTTATTGTTGCTCTTAAAGGATAAAGTTCGGGTAAGTATGACCGTCGAGACGGATCGAGAAGATATACGCAAGCATTTTACACCTGATGCACCACCAATTAGCGCTCGGTTAAAAACACTTCAGCTATTGGCAGATGCTGGTATACCAACTCAAGCAACCATTGCCCCATTACTGCCGAGCAGTGAAGAATTTCCGCATAAGTTAAAGTCGTTGGTTAATCGAATTTGTGTGGATGATTATTTCATGGGAGACGGAAGTGGAGGGAGACGAACCAGAAATTTGGGCATTGATTCGTTGTACCAAAAGCTGGGCTTAGAACAATGGTATGATCCTTCCGCATATCAAATGATTTATGATAGATGTAAAAGTGTTTTTCCCGATGATCAGATTTTTCTAAGTCAGAAGGGTTTCGCTCCTTTTGAATGA